One Rhinolophus sinicus isolate RSC01 linkage group LG06, ASM3656204v1, whole genome shotgun sequence DNA window includes the following coding sequences:
- the LOC109439120 gene encoding olfactory receptor 9Q1: MAEKNLTLVTEFLLVGFTDSPEWAFPLFLLFLFIYLITLLGNLGMISLIRVDRRLHTPMYFLLSHLSFMDICYSSVTVPQMMAVLLELGATLSYTRCAAQFFLFTFFGSIDCYLLALMAYDRYVAVCQPLLYVTIMTQEARLRFVAGAYIAGLFSALVRTVSAFTLSFCGNNEIDFIFCDLPPLLKLSCGDSYTQEVVIIVFAIFVIPASMAVILVSYLFIIVAIMQIPSAGGRAKTFSTCASHLTAVSLFFGTLIFMYLRDNSGQSSGEDRVVSVFYTAVIPMLNPLIYSLRNKEVKEALRKILSRAKLS, translated from the coding sequence ATGGCAGAGAAGAACCTCACCTTAGTGACTGAATTCCTCCTTGTAGGATTCACTGACTCTCCGGAATGGgcattccctctcttcctcctgtttCTGTTTATCTATCTCATCACCTTGTTGGGGAACTTGGGCATGATTAGCCTGATCCGTGTGGATCGCCGGCTGCACACCCCAATGTACTTCCTTTTGAGTCACCTCTCTTTCATGGACATCTGCTACTCGTCTGTCACTGTACCTCAGATGATGGCCGTGTTGTTGGAGCTCGGGGCAACTTTATCCTACACACGCTGTGCCGCTCAGTTCTTCCTCTTCACCTTCTTTGGCTCCATTGACTGCTACCTCCTGGCCCTCATGGCCTATGACCGCTATGTGGCTGTGTGCCAACCCCTGCTCTACGTCACCATCATGACGCAGGAGGCCCGTTTGCGTTTTGTGGCTGGAGCTTACATTGCTGGTCTCTTCAGTGCCTTAGTGCGGACAGTCTCAGCTTTCACTCTCTCCTTCTGTGGAAACAATGAGATCGACTTTATTTTCTGTGACCTCCCACCTCTTTTAAAGCTGAGCTGTGGGGATAGCTACACCCAGGAAGTGGTCATTATTGTGTTTGCCATTTTTGTCATCCCTGCCTCCATGGCGGTGATTTTGGTGTCCTACCTGTTTATCATCGTGGCCATCATGCAGATCCCCTCAGCTGGAGGCCGGGCCAAGACCTTCTCTACCTGCGCCTCCCACCTCACCGCTGTGTCCCTCTTCTTTGGCACCCTTATCTTCATGTACCTGCGAGATAACTCGGGCCAGTCCTCAGGGGAAGATCGGGTAGTGTCTGTGTTTTACACAGCAGTGATCCCCATGTTGAACCCCCTCATTTACAGCCTGAGGAACAAGGAGGTGAAGGAGGCCCTGAGGAAAATTCTCAGCAGAGCCAAGTTGTCCTAA